CCAAAATATATAAATCCTTTGCGCAACTTCACGCGCATCGGAATAAATTCTCCTAAATGCAAAAAATTGCCGCCACCAGCGTTTGGCAACGGCAAAATCCGAACCTAATTTATACCTATTTGATTGGCCATTTCTCTGCCAGTTCCTGAATAAAGGAAACCAAAGCCACCGTGCGGGGACCTACCGTTTTTAGATCAACATATTCATGGTCGGTATGCTCTTCGTAGTTTTCCACGCCCAAAGCGTCAATTGTCGGCGCATATTGGGCCGAGAGGTTGCCGTCCGTTATGCCGCCGGCTACCCATTCAACAACATCGGCGCCGTATTCGCGTTTTACAATGTCTTTATAAATATCGATAAGTTTTTGGACTTGAGGCGTTTTCTCCATGGGGCCGGTGCCAATTCCGCCGGTAATAGTCACTTTGGTCCCAGGTACTACCGTTTTATTGGCCAGCGCCTTTATTTCCTTATCCAGGCGCTGCAGTTCGGACATCTTATAACAGCGCACCTCGAGTTTGGCGAAGGCCTTGGCGGGAATAACATTTGTTTTCTTGTTGTCCGTACCAATGACGCCGACATTAATCGTGTTTTCCGGAATAAACTGGCCGTGGTCAATAATTCCCTGCGCTTTTAACTTGTCAGGGGTCAAGCTTAATGGGTCTTTCGGCAGCGGGCTGGCCAACTTGTACAGCATGCTAATCTGGTTGCCAAGCTCCATGACGGCGCTTGCTGAACGGTAGGGATGATTGCCGGCATGGCCGGCTATTCCTTCCACCTTAATTTCATATTTGGCCATGCCTTTGCGCTGCGTGACAATACCCCAGTTAGGTCTGGCGGTGTCCATGACAATGACCATGTCAACTTGTTGGGAAAGCTCTTTTATAATATTGTCGGCAAACTCCGAACCGGTTTCTTCTTCACCGTTGTAGTAAAGGACGATTTCGCCAAAATTCTTGTAGCCCAAGTCTTTTAGGGCTTTCATCGCGTAGACAGTCTGAATAACGGTCGCCTTGTCGTCACCGACCCCCGGTCCGTACGCCAGCAGGTTTTCATCCATCCGGAACGGACGTTTTTGCGCCTCGCCTTTGCCAAACACGGTGTCGGTATGGGCCATCATTAACAGCTTAAAATTACCGTCGCCTTTAAAGCGGGCAATTACATGGGTTGCTTTGTCATTGGCGCGAAACTCGACCGTTCCGCCCAACTCTTCCAGTTTCCCTCGCAAAAATTCCGCAATTTTAGCGCTTCCCTCGGCATCGCCGGTGCCGGAATCGATGTTGGTGATTGTTTCTAAATCCTTGACATAGTCATTGAACTGGCCGGCGACAATTTCTTTAAGTTTGGCGCTGCCGGCCGCCGGCGCCGCATCTGCTGCGGCTACCGATAGCATCAGCAAACAGGCCAGGATGAAAGAAATACCTTTTGCAAGCATACTATCCCTCCTAATTTGGAGTAGCTTATATTTACAACGCAAATTTTACCATAATATTCCTGTTATTACAATATATAGGAAATTGTTTATCTTGTATAAATGCCAAAAAGCGGAGACATTTGTCCCCGCTTCATGGTTTAACCGCATGGCGGATTAAGCTGCATGTTGCCGTTTTACGGCCAATAACATTATTGCCACCAGCCTAATTTCTTAAAAAATCAGATCGGCTACTAAAACAAGCACCAGTGAAACAGCCCAGCCGATAGTTGTAGGAACCGACCAGGTGAGCGTTTGCTCTTTGACGTCTTCGATGCCCAGCAGCCGGTTTACTACCCAAAAATAGCTGTCATTAAAGTAGGAGTAAATCATGGCGCCCAGCGCCGCCGCCTGAGCGGCAACCAGCGGGTTGACGTGCGGCATGCCGGCCAAAATCGGGGCTGTAATCGAAGCGGAAGTGATCATCGCCACGGTGCCGCTGCCCTGAACCAGCCGGACGAGACTGGCGACAAAGAACGGCAGCAGCACCGGCGGCAAAGCCGTACTGGCAATCAGTTTGGCAATATACAGACCTGTACCGCTGTCGCGCAGCACCTGACCCAAAGCGCCCCCGGCGCCGGTGACCAGAATAATGATGCCGGCCGATGTCACCCCTTCTTCCATACGTTTAATCACATCTTTCTGCGTAAGCTTAGGCACTAACCCGTAAATAGCAATAATAAGGCCAATGCCGACGGCAATTACCGGACTGCCGAGAAAGATTAAATACTGGGCCCAGCCTTGGTTTAGCTTCATCGCACTTAAAACGGTATTAAAAATAATAAGGACCACCGGAACAACCACCGGCGCAAACGACATAAAGGCCGAGGGCAGTTCTTTGTTTTCCGCGACGATGTCCGCCTCGCCTTTCGCCTGGTATTCCGGGCGCTCCCAGCCGGTTCCGTCGGCGGTAGGCAGCTGATAGATCTTACGGCCCAACCACTGCGCATATAGTACCCCGGCTATTGTAACCGGAATGGCAAACACCAGGCCGAGCAGGATCATATGCCCAACATCCACTTTAAAAATACCCGCCACGGCTAACGGACCAGGTGTCGGCGGCACGGCATGGTGGGTCGCCACCAGACCGACGGCCAAAGCTACGCCAATCGTCAGGATGGACTTGCGGCTGGCCAGCGACAGCGCTTTGGCCAAGGGCGAGAGAATGACAAAACCTGAATCGCAAAAGATCGGGATGGAAACGATATAGCCTGTCGACGCCATCGCCCACTCTTCTTTGCCGCGCCCGAAATACTTAAGAAAAGTATAAGCCATGCGTTCGGCCGCGCCCGATACCTCCAGCAGCCGGCCCATCATCACGCCAAAACCGATGACAATGCCGATACTGGCTAGCGTATTGCCAAAGCCGGTGGTAATCGATTTGACCACATTGACATTGCCCACCGAAGGCGGCATGCCGCCGATCAGGCCTGTCAAAGCAGCCGCAATGATAAGGGCCGGAAAAGCGTGGATTTTGGTGCGCAGCACCAAATAGACCAGAACTGCTACCCCAATGACAAGCCCGATAATCATTTGGGTTCCGGAGACCGCGTCCATAATCAAACCTCCCTCCATAAACCTGATATTAATAAAATTAATATGTGATAATAAAATTAATATGTGCGATTGATGACCGGTAGCATATCCGGCGCGTGCGTCAGCACCGTTATTTTGGCATTTTCACCATATCTGGCCAACGCTGCATCAACTGCCGCTTGGGCGCTGGCAAACGGCGTAAACCCTAATTTCTGGGCGTCTTCATCCTTAATTCCGTGCGATACGATATAGACATCCTCGCGTTCCTTGACCTGCGCCCAGGCGATGGCTAACGCGGCGGCAACTTCGTCCGGCAGTTTTTTCTCATTAACCAGCTTCCAGAGCGCTTGTGACGAATAATGGGTAATGTCCAGAATGTCGGCATGCATAACGGCAACACCCTCATAGCAGGGAGTAACGACAATGATAGTGCCGCCGGCTTTTACCGCGAGGTCGGAAGGGTATAGCGTCTTGTGGGCCTGCCAGAACTCCAGGTCACAGGGATGGGAACTGGCCAAGACAATATCGGCCTCTTCAGGAATTTCAACGGCATAAACGTCTTTCGCGAGCTTAACGCCTTCTTTAAACGCTTCCTCCAGATCGCCGAAGAAAGCGCCGACAACCTCGCCGTGACGGTTGAGGACAGTATTGAAAATAGTGTTCATGCCGATCTGCCGGGCAATCATATTGAGCTCACGGCGAACCGGGTTATCCTCGATCCCGAGGTAAGACCGGGGCGCCCTTACGCTCAGAAGATGCGTCTCCGCCGTAGTCTGTTCGCCCGAAATACCGGGCTGAACAATTTTCGCGCCGCCGGCAAATCCCGGAATATGGTGAGGAACAATGCTGCCAACACCAATCTTAAAGTCAGCCTCATAAGCTTCACGGTTGACCCATATACTGGTGCCGTTCGGCGTTTTGCCAAGGTCGATCAGCGCCTCCGGATTTTTAAAGTCATGGTTTTTAATAGTTACTCGCTTAACGGTTTCCTCGCCGAACTTAGCCATTATTTCTTCATTACTCATAAACCGGTGCGTGCCGAGGGCAATAATTACCGTTACCTGCTCATCCTTGATTCCTGCTGCGTTCATCTCGTCAAGGAGTACAGGAATAATCTTGTCGGTAGGCGTGAGACGGGTATTGTCATCGGCAACAATAACGGCTTTTTTCGCCCCTGTGACCAATTCGCGCAGCGGTTTGGCACCGATTGGGTTGTTTACCGCCCGTATTACCTCTTGTTTTACATCAGCGACAGCTGCTACATCTTTAGGAGAGTATACGCCGATAAGGTTTTTCCGGGGAATTGTTACCTCGACCGTTTCCCGGCCATAAGGCAGCGTAACTTTAATTTTTTCCACAAACATCCGCCCTTTCAAAACTAATGGCTATTGGCGGTAGTACGCCCGCGGGCCATCCGGGCCGCAAGGTAGATGGCCTCGGTCATGCTACGGCTGTCGGCGGTGCCTTTGCCCGCTTTGCCGAAAGCCGTGCCGTGATCAACGGAAGTACGGATAAACGGCAGGCCGACGGTGACATTGACGCCTGTTTCAAAGGCCAATACTTTCATGGGAATATGCCCCTGGTCATGATACATCACGACGACAATATCAAATTCGCCTTTTACTGCCGCCCGGTAGAATACCGTATCGGGAGCGATGGGTCCAAAGACGGTGAAGCCTCGCCGCTTGGCTTCTTCTACCGCCGGAATGATTTCAGCAATCTCTTCGTTGCCGAATAACCCTCCTTCGCCCGAATGAGGATTGAGTCCGGCGACGGCAATGCGCGGCCTGTCAATGCCCAAAGCGCGGACTGCCTGGTCCGCCAGCTGGATTACCCTAAGGACCCGGTCTTTATTAATAAGGTCGCAGGCTTTTCTGAGCGCCACATGCGTGGTGACATGGATGACGCGCAGCTTGTCGCTGGCCAACATCATGGCATAGTCTCGAGTACCCGAAAGATGGGCGAGAATTTCCGTATGCCCCGGAAAAGGATAACCGGCGGCATTAAGCGCTTCTTTGTGCAGCGGCGCGGTGGCAATCGCCCCGACCTTGCCGCTCATGGCCAGCGCCACCGCTTTCGCCAAATATTCATAGGCCGCTTTGCCCGCCCGGGCGTCAACTTTGGCAAACGGCAAATCCGGGGGCAGATTAGCAAGGTCTAATACATCCACCGTTCGAAATTCAAACCGCGCTTCTGCCACGTCGCCGATGGCGCGAAACGCGAACGGTTTGTCCACAATCCGCGCCGCCCTTTCCATGATGCCCCTATCCCCGATAATTAATGGACGGCAGGCATCATAAACACCCTGATCGTCCAGCGCTTTGACGATTATCTCCGGGCCGACGCCGGTTGCGTCGCCCATCGTGATTGCAACAACAGGTTTCACGGTTTCATCTCCTTACGATTTTAAACAATTTACTGCTTTTACTAGCGCATCTTCACCGCCAAAGGCGCCCGCCTTGGTTACTACCTTGAGCCCGTCACAAACCCCGCCGGTCAAACAGCCTACCGGTATGCCCGGCGCGACCTCACTTGCCACGCGGAGTCCCGCCGCCCCGAGCGCCCGGCAGACGCTGACGGCAATATCGCCGCCTGTTAGCACCATCCCAGCCAAAGCACGCTCGACTGCCAAACCTTTGCCTATTTCGCCCAACGCGCCGGCAACAATGTCGCCCACTTGTTGGGCAGTGTAGCCTAAAGCCGTGCCTTTGGCCTTGGTGTGCTCGACAACTTCCTCCGCATAGCCGGAAGCAAGCACCACATCGCAGCCGCCCCGCAGCGCGGCCGCAGCCTCTGCGCAGCACCGCTTTACCTCACCCGACCGGGCCGGTTCGGCCAGCAGGGCGCTCGCATTTACTTCAATGCTTTTGACGTTGGCATTCTGTTTTAACTTTGCGACCTGGCCCCGGGTAACGCCGCTCACACTGCCGGCAATAACCAGTACCGGCAAACTTTGCTTGCGGGCCGCTAGGCCCAAAACGGCGGGCAGCTGCTGCGCCAGTCCGGCCGAACCTACCCACAGAACAGGTTTGGCAAGTTTGGCCGCCGCGGCGGCGATCAGCGCAAGCTGTTTATTCTCCCAGGCATCGCAGACAATGACTTCCTGGCCGCCCCCTATCAGCTCTTTGAGCGCTGCCAGGGCAGCATCTTCACCCTTAAGCAGTGTTTTAAAACTCAAATGTCCCACCGGCCGGCGCGTTTGTCCCGCGATGAGTGTCGGGATGTGCGACTCCTTAACCGGGCATTTGGGATCGCGGGCTATTTCCGTCGCTTCCAGCGGAATATTGTTGAGCAGGTGATAGCCGCCGACCACACACCGCCCGTTTTGGGGATAGGCCGGCGCGACGATGGCTGCCGCCTGGCCGCAGGTGTCCATTATGGCGTCGATTTCGGCGCCCAGGTTGCCGCGCAGCGTCGAGTCGATTTTCTTATACACGGCGTTAATGCCGCTGGCCTTGACAATGGCCGCCGCCTGCGCCACCCGCTGGTAGGCTTCGGCCGGCGAAACAGCCCGGCTGTTGGTGTCAATGACGACAATGTCCGCTTGGGCTGCCGCCGCATCCTTACTGGCGAGTAGCACTTCAACGGTCAGACCCTGCTTGGCGAACTGCACGCCGGTATCATTGGCCCCTGTCAAATCATCGGCAATAACGGCTAACTTTTGCACGCTCTGTACACCCCCTTGCTACTAAATTTATGTTATGAACCTGTGCAATACCAATGCAAATTAGGTGCCAAACTAAAAAATAGAACCAGGACAAGAAACGTCCCGGTTCTGGTTAGCAATCTCTATAATAAATTTGTTGCATTATTCAACAGTGTTGTTGCTTTTTTCTACACCGCGCAACTTACGCCACAGCGTTGACCGGTCAATGCCCAGGCGCTTGGCCGCGCGACTTTTATTATTGTTTTCTTCTGCCAACACTGCCGCGATATATTGGGCTTCCAAGTCTGCCAGACTGGGGGTTGCTTGCTCACCCGGAATTGGCAGCTCCCGGTGGCCGACCTGAAGTTCTTCTAGCAGCGCGCTAACCGCCGCTTCGCCGATTATTGGCTCTTCACTTAAAATTATCAGCCGCTGCATGGCGTTTTCAAGCTCCCGTATGTTTCCCGGCCAGTCATACTCCGCCAGCAGCTTTACTGCCAATGGGTCAATGTCGCCCACCAGCGGATTAAGCTGGGAATGCTTGCGCAAAAATGCCCTTACCAGCAGCGGGATGTCTTCCTTGCGCTCGCGCAGCGGCGGCGCCGTCAAAGTAAGCAAATGCAAGCGGTAGTAAAGGTCGTCCCGAAATAACCCCTTTTCCACCAGATTGCGCAAGTTGCGGTTGGATGCGGCAATAATCCGCACATCAACGGGTATAATCCGGTCTCCCCCGATGCGCAGTACCTCCCGCTCCTGGAGCACCCGGAGCAGCCTGGACTGGAGCGGCAAGGGCATTTCGCTGATCTCGTCGAGAAAAATCGTTCCTCCATGTGCCAATTCAAACAAACCGGGTTTGCCGCCTTTTTTCGCCCCGGTAAACGCCCCTTCGGCGTAGCCGAACAGTTCGCTTTCCAGCAAATTTTCCGGCAAAGCCGCGCAATTCACGGCGACAAACGGACCGTTGGCCCGATGGCTGGCATTATGGATGCCCTGGGCCAGCATTTCTTTGCCTGTTCCGGTCTCCCCTACGATCAGAACGGTCGCGTCTACCGTTGCAAACTTTTTGGCCCGCTCAATTAAGCCTTTTAACGGGGTGCTCTCCCCGATGATATCTTCCAGGCGAATCCTGGCAACCAACCCTTTAGCATGCAGCTTCTGCCGCACAAGCCGCTCCAGGCGCTCTAGCTCGGTTACGTCCCGGAAATTGGCGACCGCCCCGACCACCCGGCCGTTGACGTTTATGGCAAAGCGCCGGGTTACTATTACCTTGTCGCCGACATACTGCAGCTCGCCGTATTCGGACCCACCCTGGCGCAGAATCCGCGGAAGGTTGGTATTAGGAATTATGTCCCGTATCTTGGCGCCAACGGCCGCCGCGGCCGGTATGCCGAAAACTTTTTCGGCTACCGGGTTAAACAGGGTAATGCGTTCGGTGTCGTCGATGGCAATAATGCCATCATGGCTGGAATTGACGATGATACGGAAGAGCTCGGCCCGCTCCCGCTCGCTAATTCGTACCTCGGCAATGTTTTCCGCTTCGTGAATGGCCTGGACGATGGCTTCTTTGCCCGAAGTAATCAACACTCCTTTTAACCCGAGCCGCGTGGCTTGCTTGATGGAAATGGCGTCACCGACAACCAATTCGATGCCTGCCTGGGCGGCAGCCGCAATTTTGCCAGGCGCGTCGTCCCGGGAATCGATGATGATCTGTTTAAGCTCAAGGCCCAAAACGGCACCAATGCTCTCACAGCCGTAGACCACATTGCTAAATCCAATGATACCGATCTTTCCCTTGTACTCCCGCAATTGGGCAAGACAGCGGAGGATATCAAACGGCGACACCTTGATCTCCACCACCGGGATGTCCAGCGTCCTGGCAATCAGTCTGGCCGTGCCACCGCGGCTGATGATTACTTCCGCGCCGCCGGCCACAGCCTGGCGGGCCGCCTGAACCCCATCATCCAAATCACCTTCATATACAGCGACATGCGCCCCCAGGTCGGCGACGACCGCTTCCGCCTCCGCCTTCAGCGCCGGATAGGGAGCAATAATGGCTATCCGCGGTTTCATAAACGCCCTCCTCCGACGTAGGAAATATCAAACGTAAATGGTTTGGCGCCGAAAGAAATGCTCGGCAGCAACTTGGTAAAGTCACTGCCGGCAATCACGCCAAACTAAACTA
This sequence is a window from Sporolituus thermophilus DSM 23256. Protein-coding genes within it:
- a CDS encoding M20/M25/M40 family metallo-hydrolase, with protein sequence MLAKGISFILACLLMLSVAAADAAPAAGSAKLKEIVAGQFNDYVKDLETITNIDSGTGDAEGSAKIAEFLRGKLEELGGTVEFRANDKATHVIARFKGDGNFKLLMMAHTDTVFGKGEAQKRPFRMDENLLAYGPGVGDDKATVIQTVYAMKALKDLGYKNFGEIVLYYNGEEETGSEFADNIIKELSQQVDMVIVMDTARPNWGIVTQRKGMAKYEIKVEGIAGHAGNHPYRSASAVMELGNQISMLYKLASPLPKDPLSLTPDKLKAQGIIDHGQFIPENTINVGVIGTDNKKTNVIPAKAFAKLEVRCYKMSELQRLDKEIKALANKTVVPGTKVTITGGIGTGPMEKTPQVQKLIDIYKDIVKREYGADVVEWVAGGITDGNLSAQYAPTIDALGVENYEEHTDHEYVDLKTVGPRTVALVSFIQELAEKWPIK
- a CDS encoding GntP family permease produces the protein MDAVSGTQMIIGLVIGVAVLVYLVLRTKIHAFPALIIAAALTGLIGGMPPSVGNVNVVKSITTGFGNTLASIGIVIGFGVMMGRLLEVSGAAERMAYTFLKYFGRGKEEWAMASTGYIVSIPIFCDSGFVILSPLAKALSLASRKSILTIGVALAVGLVATHHAVPPTPGPLAVAGIFKVDVGHMILLGLVFAIPVTIAGVLYAQWLGRKIYQLPTADGTGWERPEYQAKGEADIVAENKELPSAFMSFAPVVVPVVLIIFNTVLSAMKLNQGWAQYLIFLGSPVIAVGIGLIIAIYGLVPKLTQKDVIKRMEEGVTSAGIIILVTGAGGALGQVLRDSGTGLYIAKLIASTALPPVLLPFFVASLVRLVQGSGTVAMITSASITAPILAGMPHVNPLVAAQAAALGAMIYSYFNDSYFWVVNRLLGIEDVKEQTLTWSVPTTIGWAVSLVLVLVADLIF
- the larA gene encoding nickel-dependent lactate racemase yields the protein MEKIKVTLPYGRETVEVTIPRKNLIGVYSPKDVAAVADVKQEVIRAVNNPIGAKPLRELVTGAKKAVIVADDNTRLTPTDKIIPVLLDEMNAAGIKDEQVTVIIALGTHRFMSNEEIMAKFGEETVKRVTIKNHDFKNPEALIDLGKTPNGTSIWVNREAYEADFKIGVGSIVPHHIPGFAGGAKIVQPGISGEQTTAETHLLSVRAPRSYLGIEDNPVRRELNMIARQIGMNTIFNTVLNRHGEVVGAFFGDLEEAFKEGVKLAKDVYAVEIPEEADIVLASSHPCDLEFWQAHKTLYPSDLAVKAGGTIIVVTPCYEGVAVMHADILDITHYSSQALWKLVNEKKLPDEVAAALAIAWAQVKEREDVYIVSHGIKDEDAQKLGFTPFASAQAAVDAALARYGENAKITVLTHAPDMLPVINRTY
- the pdxA gene encoding 4-hydroxythreonine-4-phosphate dehydrogenase PdxA, translating into MKPVVAITMGDATGVGPEIIVKALDDQGVYDACRPLIIGDRGIMERAARIVDKPFAFRAIGDVAEARFEFRTVDVLDLANLPPDLPFAKVDARAGKAAYEYLAKAVALAMSGKVGAIATAPLHKEALNAAGYPFPGHTEILAHLSGTRDYAMMLASDKLRVIHVTTHVALRKACDLINKDRVLRVIQLADQAVRALGIDRPRIAVAGLNPHSGEGGLFGNEEIAEIIPAVEEAKRRGFTVFGPIAPDTVFYRAAVKGEFDIVVVMYHDQGHIPMKVLAFETGVNVTVGLPFIRTSVDHGTAFGKAGKGTADSRSMTEAIYLAARMARGRTTANSH
- a CDS encoding four-carbon acid sugar kinase family protein, which codes for MQKLAVIADDLTGANDTGVQFAKQGLTVEVLLASKDAAAAQADIVVIDTNSRAVSPAEAYQRVAQAAAIVKASGINAVYKKIDSTLRGNLGAEIDAIMDTCGQAAAIVAPAYPQNGRCVVGGYHLLNNIPLEATEIARDPKCPVKESHIPTLIAGQTRRPVGHLSFKTLLKGEDAALAALKELIGGGQEVIVCDAWENKQLALIAAAAAKLAKPVLWVGSAGLAQQLPAVLGLAARKQSLPVLVIAGSVSGVTRGQVAKLKQNANVKSIEVNASALLAEPARSGEVKRCCAEAAAALRGGCDVVLASGYAEEVVEHTKAKGTALGYTAQQVGDIVAGALGEIGKGLAVERALAGMVLTGGDIAVSVCRALGAAGLRVASEVAPGIPVGCLTGGVCDGLKVVTKAGAFGGEDALVKAVNCLKS
- a CDS encoding sigma 54-interacting transcriptional regulator; the encoded protein is MKPRIAIIAPYPALKAEAEAVVADLGAHVAVYEGDLDDGVQAARQAVAGGAEVIISRGGTARLIARTLDIPVVEIKVSPFDILRCLAQLREYKGKIGIIGFSNVVYGCESIGAVLGLELKQIIIDSRDDAPGKIAAAAQAGIELVVGDAISIKQATRLGLKGVLITSGKEAIVQAIHEAENIAEVRISERERAELFRIIVNSSHDGIIAIDDTERITLFNPVAEKVFGIPAAAAVGAKIRDIIPNTNLPRILRQGGSEYGELQYVGDKVIVTRRFAINVNGRVVGAVANFRDVTELERLERLVRQKLHAKGLVARIRLEDIIGESTPLKGLIERAKKFATVDATVLIVGETGTGKEMLAQGIHNASHRANGPFVAVNCAALPENLLESELFGYAEGAFTGAKKGGKPGLFELAHGGTIFLDEISEMPLPLQSRLLRVLQEREVLRIGGDRIIPVDVRIIAASNRNLRNLVEKGLFRDDLYYRLHLLTLTAPPLRERKEDIPLLVRAFLRKHSQLNPLVGDIDPLAVKLLAEYDWPGNIRELENAMQRLIILSEEPIIGEAAVSALLEELQVGHRELPIPGEQATPSLADLEAQYIAAVLAEENNNKSRAAKRLGIDRSTLWRKLRGVEKSNNTVE